One segment of Haliotis asinina isolate JCU_RB_2024 chromosome 12, JCU_Hal_asi_v2, whole genome shotgun sequence DNA contains the following:
- the LOC137258920 gene encoding uncharacterized protein, which produces MCNCTAIVTTTYTSSMARPTLAHVIHVASALVFLTGMTSLLISFGQMRSKEGPSSASARRRVPRSLERLHPEDVEMIYMQGIFSSLMNATIQRSDDDALLVLLPALEKFENVIVEESRKIRTALKDHDNRINYLEAFVARQTVEDVQNTQEIHPNKVTTGTARIKVVSKGKGRNEVLKEERKPKKKGKVFKDTSKSFSVDVEIVKNESLVVNVVKNDTVVIDNVKSDALLKNDTLLKSDGLLKTDTVLKNDSVLKTDTVLIKDALLTNDTLLETDTSWGNVTVLKSDALVGNDTMLKNETDEDIVLNSVSPSTNLRNISVVVNETEAGFWDNTPGKGNNSIDTTNATVSTHETDNDVENVTSVPQPRTSPDEINAITMPETTITTIAATSTTPMPVRTEKVTMTTAQTVPSSTTATMDVLSLERIVSDLQKKVDRLEKSRSGVRSGNSSYRKKLKSIEKNVSVMKRKYRKMRNRINSQNGKITGLEILQSVAYSDMPMNVMAEYEAKKALIMRLDKMDRRLSNYRDMVIRNRHEIRDLNGLTSKHEHYVSELQSGSDRFEHKTREMISNMHGLEHSMGNLFNSLNGYMSDIRWELRVMLDRVCGDNHLHC; this is translated from the coding sequence ATGTGTAACTGTACAGCGATAGTGACCACTACTTACACGAGCAGCATGGCCAGACCAACTCTGGCTCATGTCATACACGTGGCCAGTGCCTTGGTGTTTTTGACGGGCATGACATCACTGTTGATTAGTTTTGGACAAATGAGATCAAAGGAGGGACCAAGCAGTGCTAGTGCAAGGCGTCGCGTGCCTAGATCGTTGGAAAGGCTTCACCCTGAAGACGTCGAAATGATCTACATGCAAGGGATATTCTCGTCGCTAATGAATGCTACAATTCAGAGAAGCGACGACGACGCCTTGCTGGTTTTGCTGCCGGCGTTGgaaaaatttgaaaatgttattgttGAAGAATCTCGAAAAATTAGGACTGCACTGAAAGACCATGACAATAGGATAAACTATTTAGAAGCGTTTGTTGCTAGGCAAACAGTTGAAGATGTTCAAAATACCCAGGAAATCCACCCTAACAAAGTGACTACAGGCACGGCTAGGATAAAGGTTGTGTCTAAGGGCAAGGGCAGGAACGAGGTTttgaaagaagaaagaaaacccaAGAAAAAGGGTAAAGTGTTTAAAGATACTTCAAAGAGTTTTTCTGTGGATGTGGAGATTGTAAAAAATGAATCTCTGGTTGTAAATGTGGTGAAAAACGACACGGTTGTCATTGACAATGTAAAAAGTGATGCATTGTTGAAAAATGATACATTGTTGAAAAGTGACGGCCTGTTGAAAACGGATactgttttaaaaaatgattcAGTGTTGAAAACGGATACAGTGTTGATAAAAGATGCACTTTTGACAAATGATACGTTGTTGGAAACGGATACTTCATGGGGAAATGTTACTGTGTTGAAAAGTGATGCTTTGGTTGGTAATGatactatgttgaaaaatgagACGGACGAGGATATTGTGTTGAACAGTGTATCACCTTCAACGAATCTGAGAAATATTTCAGTGGTTGTGAATGAAACTGAAGCGGGTTTTTGGGACAACACGCCGGGTAAGGGAAATAACTCCATCGACACAACGAATGCAACTGTTTCGACACATGAAACAGATAATGATGTGGAAAATGTCACAAGCGTCCCCCAGCCTCGGACCTCCCCTGACGAAATTAACGCTATTACCATGCCagaaacaacaataacaacaatcgCAGCTACATCAACAACACCCATGCCGGTGAGGACAGAAAAAGTTACCATGACAACTGCACAAACAGTGCCTTCGTCTACCACGGCAACAATGGACGTACTATCACTAGAGAGGATTGTGTCGGATCTTCAAAAGAAAGTCGACAGACTGGAAAAATCGAGGTCAGGCGTAAGGTCGGGAAATAGTAGTTATAGGAAAAAGTTGAAAAGCATTGAGAAAAATGTGTCAGTAATGAAACGTAAATATAGGAAGATGCGCAATCGCATTAACTCGCAAAACGGTAAAATAACCGGTTTAGAGATATTACAAAGTGTAGCTTATAGCGATATGCCTATGAACGTCATGGCAGAATATGAAGCGAAAAAGGCTTTGATTATGCGTCTTGATAAGATGGATAGACGCTTGAGTAACTACAGGGATATGGTGATCAGAAACAGGCACGAGATACGGGATCTCAATGGATTAACGTCCAAACATGAACACTATGTGAGTGAACTGCAGTCTGGGTCAGACCGGTTTGAACATAAAACAAGAGAAATGATTTCCAACATGCATGGCTTAGAACACAGTATGGGAAACCTATTCAATTCTTTGAATGGTTATATGAGTGACATTCGTTGGGAGCTCCGTGTTATGCTTGACAGAGTGTGCGGAGATAACCATCTTCATTGCTGA